The following coding sequences lie in one Ictalurus furcatus strain D&B chromosome 7, Billie_1.0, whole genome shotgun sequence genomic window:
- the mus81 gene encoding crossover junction endonuclease MUS81 isoform X1, giving the protein MPSEAVRLGRKRPVPSCPNPLFLQWLTEMRDHAKEKGLKTQYVYQKAINSLKKYPLPLRNGKEAKILQNFGDGICKILDERLEKHYRENGANAPVHCFPHSTEPCGNNLPSTKPSSHCSNLPAAKGGRKMNKPEGDVGHEKGGKKKREYVPQKRSGGYAVLLALYRHSQIPSSKGFMFKNELQTEAQSLCDKSFTVPDLGSKYTAWSSVSTLIQKNLLLKTHNPARYSLTELGLALAERLESGERWGEDRQEEEAKKSEAEDSGDGLVTVDLTLDEDKEEREDEDSCIPRGGPSTAVSVTHVGSAAPDSDLSEKCHSSETGRAAYLLPGAYDIVLCVDFIETTGGNTARKQELVKELQRNGVAFDIRKLNVGDFLWVAREKVAPVPGQLRPPAAKELVLDYIIERKRIDDLCGSIMDGRFREQKFRLKRCGLNKPIYLVEQCGSAAAHLSLPESTLQQAIVNTQVVDKFFVKRVQDIKESAAYLTVMTRYLQKLYQNCTLYYRSRELEGDGECDVENGGSERENPCCSLISFTEFNYGALKNKCQTVKEVFARQLMQISGISGDKAAAILEHYSTVSSLLNAYNQCSTDTEREKLLSSIKYGRLKRNIGPALSRTVYQLYCTGGPLS; this is encoded by the exons ATGCCATCGGAAGCAGTGCGTCTGGGTAGGAAGCGGCCTGTGCCCTCCTGCCCCAACCCGCTCTTCCTCCAGTGGCTCACTGAGATGCGCGATCACGCCAAAGAGAAAGGCCTCAAGACCCAGTACGTCTATCAGAAG GCCATAAACTCTTTAAAAAAGTATCCCCTGCCACTGAGAAACGGTAAAGAGGCCAAAATCCTGCAGAACTTTGGAGACGGAATCTGTAAGATCCTGGACGAGAGGCTTGAGAAACATTACCGAGAAAACG gTGCCAATGCTCCTGTCCATTGCTTCCCACATAGTACTGAACCCTGTGGCAACAACCTGCCTTCCACCAAACCATCATCGCACTGCTCCAACCTTCCTGCTGCAAAGGGTGGAAGAAAAATG aaCAAGCCTGAGGGTGATGTAGGACATGAGAAAGGTGGAAAGAAGAAAAGGGAGTATGTGCCTCAGAAGAGATCAGGAGGCTATGCTGTTCTGCTTGCATTGTACAGACATTCACAG ATACCTAGCAGTAAAGgtttcatgtttaaaaatgaactgCAGACCGAGGCACAGTCCCTTTGTGACAAATCCTTCACTGTA cCTGATCTAGGTAGTAAATACACAGCGTGGTCTTCAGTAAGCACCCTCATTCAGAAAAACCTGCTTTTGAAGACTCACAACCCTGCCAG GTACTCATTGACAGAGCTTGGTCTGGCTCTAGCAGAAAGACTGGAGTctggagagagatggggagaagATAGACAAGAGGAGGAAGCGAAGAAGAGTGAGGCTGAAGACTCAGGAGATGGACTGGTTACTGTAGACCTGACTCTGGATGAAGACAAAGAAGAACGTGAAGATGAAGACAGCTG CATCCCAAGAGGCGGGCCTAGCACAGCTGTCTCAGTTACACATGTAGGGAGTGCTGCACCTGACTCTGATCTCTCAGAAAAGTGTCACAGCTCAGAGACAGGAAGAGCTGCATATCTTCTCCCGGGAGCCTATGACATTGTGCTGTGTGTTGACTTTATTGAGACCACTGG AGGAAACACGGCACGCAAACAAGAATTGGTCAAGGAGCTACAGAGAAACGGTGTGGCATTTGACATCAGGAAACTAAATGTGGGAGACTTCCTGTGGGTCGCTCGTGAGAAAGTGGCACCTGTGCCTG GTCAGTTGCGTCCACCTGCGGCAAAAGAGCTGGTCCTTGATTACATCATTGAGAGGAAGCGGATAGATGACCTGTGTGGAAGTATAATGGATGGACGTTTCAGAGAACAGAAG TTCCGTCTGAAGAGGTGTGGTCTGAATAAGCCAATCTACCTGGTGGAGCAGTGTGGTtcagcagcagcacacctcaGTCTACCAGAGAGCACTTTGCAGCAAGCTATAGTTAATACACAg GTGGTAGATAAATTCTTTGTGAAGAGAGTTCAGGATATTAAGGAATCAGCTGCCTACCTCACAGTCATGACCAGATACCTGCAGAAACTTTATCAG AATTGTACATTATACTACCGCTCCAGAGAACTGGAAGGAGATGGAGAGTGTGATGTGGAGAATGGAGGCAGCGAAAGAGAAAACCCCTGCTGCTCGCTTATCTCCTTCACAGAATTCAACTATGGAGCCTTGAAAAACAAG TGTCAGACAGTCAAAGAAGTTTTTGCCCGACAGCTGATGCAAATCAGTGGAATCTCTGGTGACAAAGCAGCAGCCATATTGGAgcactacagtacagtaagCAG TTTATTGAACGCATACAACCAGTGTTCcactgacacagagagagaaaagctcCTCTCATCCATCAAATATGGCAGACTTAAAAG aaacATTGGGCCAGCTCTTAGCCGGACTGTATACCAGCTTTACTGTACAGGTGGACCGCTGTCATAA
- the mus81 gene encoding crossover junction endonuclease MUS81 isoform X2, translating into MPSEAVRLGRKRPVPSCPNPLFLQWLTEMRDHAKEKGLKTQYVYQKAINSLKKYPLPLRNGKEAKILQNFGDGICKILDERLEKHYRENGANAPVHCFPHSTEPCGNNLPSTKPSSHCSNLPAAKGGRKMNKPEGDVGHEKGGKKKREYVPQKRSGGYAVLLALYRHSQPDLGSKYTAWSSVSTLIQKNLLLKTHNPARYSLTELGLALAERLESGERWGEDRQEEEAKKSEAEDSGDGLVTVDLTLDEDKEEREDEDSCIPRGGPSTAVSVTHVGSAAPDSDLSEKCHSSETGRAAYLLPGAYDIVLCVDFIETTGGNTARKQELVKELQRNGVAFDIRKLNVGDFLWVAREKVAPVPGQLRPPAAKELVLDYIIERKRIDDLCGSIMDGRFREQKFRLKRCGLNKPIYLVEQCGSAAAHLSLPESTLQQAIVNTQVVDKFFVKRVQDIKESAAYLTVMTRYLQKLYQNCTLYYRSRELEGDGECDVENGGSERENPCCSLISFTEFNYGALKNKCQTVKEVFARQLMQISGISGDKAAAILEHYSTVSSLLNAYNQCSTDTEREKLLSSIKYGRLKRNIGPALSRTVYQLYCTGGPLS; encoded by the exons ATGCCATCGGAAGCAGTGCGTCTGGGTAGGAAGCGGCCTGTGCCCTCCTGCCCCAACCCGCTCTTCCTCCAGTGGCTCACTGAGATGCGCGATCACGCCAAAGAGAAAGGCCTCAAGACCCAGTACGTCTATCAGAAG GCCATAAACTCTTTAAAAAAGTATCCCCTGCCACTGAGAAACGGTAAAGAGGCCAAAATCCTGCAGAACTTTGGAGACGGAATCTGTAAGATCCTGGACGAGAGGCTTGAGAAACATTACCGAGAAAACG gTGCCAATGCTCCTGTCCATTGCTTCCCACATAGTACTGAACCCTGTGGCAACAACCTGCCTTCCACCAAACCATCATCGCACTGCTCCAACCTTCCTGCTGCAAAGGGTGGAAGAAAAATG aaCAAGCCTGAGGGTGATGTAGGACATGAGAAAGGTGGAAAGAAGAAAAGGGAGTATGTGCCTCAGAAGAGATCAGGAGGCTATGCTGTTCTGCTTGCATTGTACAGACATTCACAG cCTGATCTAGGTAGTAAATACACAGCGTGGTCTTCAGTAAGCACCCTCATTCAGAAAAACCTGCTTTTGAAGACTCACAACCCTGCCAG GTACTCATTGACAGAGCTTGGTCTGGCTCTAGCAGAAAGACTGGAGTctggagagagatggggagaagATAGACAAGAGGAGGAAGCGAAGAAGAGTGAGGCTGAAGACTCAGGAGATGGACTGGTTACTGTAGACCTGACTCTGGATGAAGACAAAGAAGAACGTGAAGATGAAGACAGCTG CATCCCAAGAGGCGGGCCTAGCACAGCTGTCTCAGTTACACATGTAGGGAGTGCTGCACCTGACTCTGATCTCTCAGAAAAGTGTCACAGCTCAGAGACAGGAAGAGCTGCATATCTTCTCCCGGGAGCCTATGACATTGTGCTGTGTGTTGACTTTATTGAGACCACTGG AGGAAACACGGCACGCAAACAAGAATTGGTCAAGGAGCTACAGAGAAACGGTGTGGCATTTGACATCAGGAAACTAAATGTGGGAGACTTCCTGTGGGTCGCTCGTGAGAAAGTGGCACCTGTGCCTG GTCAGTTGCGTCCACCTGCGGCAAAAGAGCTGGTCCTTGATTACATCATTGAGAGGAAGCGGATAGATGACCTGTGTGGAAGTATAATGGATGGACGTTTCAGAGAACAGAAG TTCCGTCTGAAGAGGTGTGGTCTGAATAAGCCAATCTACCTGGTGGAGCAGTGTGGTtcagcagcagcacacctcaGTCTACCAGAGAGCACTTTGCAGCAAGCTATAGTTAATACACAg GTGGTAGATAAATTCTTTGTGAAGAGAGTTCAGGATATTAAGGAATCAGCTGCCTACCTCACAGTCATGACCAGATACCTGCAGAAACTTTATCAG AATTGTACATTATACTACCGCTCCAGAGAACTGGAAGGAGATGGAGAGTGTGATGTGGAGAATGGAGGCAGCGAAAGAGAAAACCCCTGCTGCTCGCTTATCTCCTTCACAGAATTCAACTATGGAGCCTTGAAAAACAAG TGTCAGACAGTCAAAGAAGTTTTTGCCCGACAGCTGATGCAAATCAGTGGAATCTCTGGTGACAAAGCAGCAGCCATATTGGAgcactacagtacagtaagCAG TTTATTGAACGCATACAACCAGTGTTCcactgacacagagagagaaaagctcCTCTCATCCATCAAATATGGCAGACTTAAAAG aaacATTGGGCCAGCTCTTAGCCGGACTGTATACCAGCTTTACTGTACAGGTGGACCGCTGTCATAA